The following are encoded in a window of Methylocystis rosea genomic DNA:
- a CDS encoding TolC family outer membrane protein: MTIDGYGLGWRRSANVLSCTSAAALALAAVALSPGRASAESLRSALARAYYGNPDLNQSRANVRVRDEDAPKAKSGLRPKASITAQAGAQYAAIKIPFGGSSSQQAGAAAGASGDFQDTYVGYPRGATLNMSQTLFDGFRTENSVRQAESGVFAARSTMRLTEQATLQNGATAYMNVLRDTAVVSLRKNNISVLEEQLKQSRDRFQVGEVTRTDVSQAEASVALARSEFYAAQAQLKNSMANYRQIIGAEPKHLEPGRSLEPLLPKSLEQAIAIALVEHPGVTAAFHQVDAAALAVKVAEGALAPNLSVNGQVSNQYDSFLGLPGSKQFTASATAQLNVPLYQGGVEYASVRQAKEQLGQARLNADVQRESVRASVVSSYGLLDTAKASIISGQAAVKAAETALAGVREEAKVGQRTTLDVLNAQQSLLNARVNLVTSQRDRVVASYAALGSIGRLSAQELDLAVALYDPSVHLNQVHDLWFGLDTPDGR; this comes from the coding sequence ATGACAATCGACGGGTATGGCCTCGGGTGGCGGCGGTCGGCCAACGTCCTGTCCTGCACGTCCGCCGCCGCATTGGCGCTTGCAGCGGTCGCTCTATCGCCGGGCCGGGCCTCTGCGGAGAGCCTTAGGTCGGCTCTGGCGCGTGCCTATTACGGCAACCCGGATCTCAACCAGAGCCGCGCCAATGTGCGGGTGCGCGACGAAGACGCGCCGAAAGCGAAATCGGGCCTTCGACCGAAAGCCAGCATCACCGCACAGGCTGGCGCGCAATATGCGGCGATCAAGATTCCCTTTGGCGGCAGCAGTAGCCAGCAGGCCGGCGCCGCGGCCGGCGCGAGCGGCGATTTTCAGGACACCTACGTGGGTTACCCACGCGGCGCGACTCTGAACATGTCGCAGACGCTGTTCGACGGCTTCCGCACTGAAAACTCCGTGCGCCAGGCGGAATCGGGCGTCTTCGCGGCGCGCTCGACGATGCGCCTGACCGAGCAGGCGACCCTTCAGAACGGCGCAACCGCCTATATGAACGTGCTGCGCGACACGGCGGTGGTGTCGCTGCGCAAAAACAATATTTCGGTGCTTGAGGAACAGCTCAAGCAGAGCCGCGACCGTTTCCAGGTCGGCGAAGTGACTCGAACCGACGTCTCCCAGGCCGAAGCCTCGGTCGCGCTGGCGCGTTCGGAATTCTATGCCGCGCAGGCGCAGCTCAAGAACAGCATGGCGAACTACCGCCAAATCATCGGCGCCGAGCCAAAACACCTTGAGCCGGGGCGCAGCCTCGAGCCGTTATTGCCAAAATCTTTGGAGCAGGCGATCGCCATCGCATTGGTGGAGCATCCCGGCGTGACCGCAGCCTTTCACCAGGTGGACGCGGCGGCGCTCGCGGTCAAGGTCGCGGAAGGCGCCCTGGCGCCCAATCTCTCCGTCAACGGCCAGGTGTCAAATCAATATGACTCGTTTCTCGGATTGCCGGGATCGAAGCAGTTCACAGCATCGGCGACAGCGCAGTTGAACGTCCCGCTCTATCAGGGCGGCGTCGAATATGCCTCAGTTCGCCAAGCCAAGGAGCAACTCGGCCAGGCGCGGCTTAACGCCGACGTTCAGCGCGAGAGCGTCCGCGCCAGCGTCGTTTCGAGCTACGGGCTGCTCGACACCGCCAAGGCGTCGATTATCTCTGGGCAGGCGGCGGTGAAGGCGGCGGAGACCGCGCTCGCCGGGGTGCGCGAGGAGGCCAAGGTCGGGCAACGCACCACCCTCGATGTGTTGAACGCGCAGCAGTCGCTGCTCAACGCCAGGGTCAACCTCGTCACGTCGCAGCGCGATCGGGTCGTCGCCTCTTATGCGGCGCTGGGGTCGATCGGACGCTTGTCGGCGCAAGAACTCGACCTCGCGGTCGCGCTCTATGACCCGAGCGTTCATCTCAATCAGGTGCACGACCTGTGGTTCGGTCTCGACACGCCCGACGGCCGATAA
- a CDS encoding FtsB family cell division protein translates to MAAYFIWHGVNGQRGLKIGEEYEQKLDQLRLERNLLKLQRMHWESRLALIKGETVDADILDEEARKRLGRAHKNDVVIFLPAPGAP, encoded by the coding sequence TTGGCCGCCTATTTCATCTGGCACGGCGTTAACGGCCAGCGCGGGCTGAAGATCGGCGAGGAATACGAGCAGAAGCTCGATCAGCTGCGTCTGGAGCGCAACCTGCTCAAGCTTCAACGCATGCACTGGGAAAGTCGCCTGGCGCTCATCAAGGGCGAGACCGTAGACGCCGACATCCTCGACGAGGAGGCGCGCAAGCGACTGGGGCGGGCGCACAAGAACGACGTCGTGATCTTTTTGCCGGCGCCGGGCGCGCCCTAA
- a CDS encoding PopZ family protein, which translates to MSAANASAPSHSLQDEARANEPSMEEILASIRRIIADDDSLPDARRDDRRRARDIDGARSAYPAPVLERREDEPPLSLLDGDLDEIAEAGDVRLMYVAGDAPQETGPELTEAEESWEIERVVERQEAGMEIGDVAPVVEQALLSDKSAATVASKFQALAAGVAFSESDILDRCAKELLQPILRQWLEANLPSLVEQLVRAEIERIARPANRLAASARKPSQP; encoded by the coding sequence ATGAGCGCAGCGAACGCATCCGCCCCGTCGCATTCGTTGCAGGACGAAGCGCGCGCGAACGAGCCGTCGATGGAGGAAATTCTCGCTTCCATCCGTCGGATCATCGCCGACGACGACAGCCTGCCGGACGCGCGTCGCGATGATCGCCGGCGTGCGCGCGACATCGACGGGGCGCGCAGCGCCTATCCAGCGCCCGTGCTCGAGCGACGCGAGGACGAACCGCCGTTGTCGCTCCTTGACGGCGACCTCGACGAGATCGCGGAAGCAGGGGACGTTCGGCTGATGTATGTCGCGGGCGACGCTCCTCAGGAAACGGGACCCGAGCTGACGGAAGCCGAAGAGTCATGGGAGATTGAACGCGTGGTTGAGCGCCAAGAGGCGGGCATGGAGATCGGCGATGTTGCGCCGGTTGTCGAGCAGGCGTTGCTGTCAGATAAATCCGCTGCGACGGTCGCGTCAAAATTTCAAGCGCTCGCCGCTGGCGTAGCGTTCAGTGAGAGCGACATTCTCGACAGATGCGCAAAAGAATTGCTGCAGCCGATACTGCGGCAATGGCTCGAGGCGAATCTGCCGTCGCTCGTGGAGCAGCTGGTGCGCGCCGAAATCGAACGGATCGCCCGGCCTGCAAACCGTCTTGCGGCTTCGGCGCGCAAACCCAGTCAGCCTTAA